From a single Lewinella sp. LCG006 genomic region:
- a CDS encoding RNA polymerase sigma factor produces the protein MIGRVRWRRRIKHLDDTQLVKRFQQSGNDVYFDELFERYHALVFGICLNLTAHREDSKDLTLSIFQKAYTGLSGKAIERFDHWLLSMARHECFYFIRQQAKARKNLRQWLQTQAQEEGFMLNEAFRRHCYAEEIAQDKLLENGLADLTSPQQKCLNLFLYEYQSYQEIAQTTGFSLREVKSHLQNGRLKLKRWILQQQDSKNKLSE, from the coding sequence ATGATCGGGCGGGTGCGCTGGCGACGTAGGATAAAACATCTGGATGATACACAATTGGTGAAGCGCTTTCAGCAATCGGGCAACGATGTTTATTTTGATGAGCTTTTTGAACGTTATCACGCTTTGGTGTTTGGCATCTGCCTGAACCTGACAGCACATCGGGAAGATAGCAAGGATTTGACCTTGAGTATTTTTCAAAAAGCTTATACGGGCCTGTCTGGCAAAGCAATTGAGCGCTTTGATCACTGGCTATTGAGCATGGCCCGCCACGAATGCTTCTATTTTATTCGGCAGCAAGCCAAAGCACGCAAGAACTTGCGCCAATGGCTGCAAACCCAAGCACAAGAAGAGGGCTTTATGCTCAACGAAGCTTTTCGGCGGCACTGCTACGCTGAAGAGATAGCTCAGGACAAATTATTAGAAAATGGGCTAGCTGATTTGACCAGTCCTCAGCAGAAATGCCTAAATTTATTTTTGTACGAATACCAATCTTACCAAGAGATTGCACAAACCACCGGGTTTAGCCTCAGAGAAGTGAAAAGTCACCTGCAGAATGGTCGACTAAAACTGAAACGGTGGATACTACAACAGCAGGACAGTAAAAATAAACTGTCAGAATGA
- a CDS encoding DinB family protein, with amino-acid sequence MRTISKPTPDQHPDWAPVYINKVADDGRVLEFLAQGLKEILALTENLTEAQWNYRYAEDKWTIKEVLVHLMDVERVFSYRGLSAARGDKTSLPGFDHNAYVPASRANHRTGTSIMAEYQALRAATLAFFQHLDDEALSTIGEAKEQPCTARAMVYMIAGHERHHLQILRERYLNS; translated from the coding sequence ATGAGAACGATTTCCAAACCTACCCCCGATCAGCATCCCGATTGGGCACCCGTTTACATTAATAAAGTAGCAGACGATGGGCGTGTGCTGGAGTTTCTGGCACAAGGCTTAAAAGAAATACTAGCGTTGACGGAAAATTTGACCGAAGCGCAATGGAATTACCGCTATGCGGAAGACAAATGGACCATCAAGGAAGTGCTGGTACACCTGATGGATGTAGAGCGGGTATTTAGTTACCGTGGGCTTTCGGCGGCGCGTGGCGATAAGACTTCCCTGCCTGGCTTTGATCACAATGCTTACGTGCCTGCTTCCCGCGCCAACCACCGTACCGGCACTTCTATTATGGCGGAGTACCAAGCACTCAGAGCGGCAACCCTCGCTTTTTTTCAGCATCTCGATGACGAGGCACTCAGCACCATCGGCGAGGCCAAAGAGCAACCCTGTACGGCTAGGGCCATGGTGTACATGATTGCTGGCCACGAGCGCCATCATTTGCAGATTTTACGGGAACGTTACCTCAATTCATAA
- a CDS encoding winged helix-turn-helix domain-containing protein encodes MKELITHLRKAFDHRVRLGVMSMLMVTDWVDFTHLRDHLEISDGNLASHLKALDKEGYVELRKQFIGRRPNTSYRVTEKGRVAFLDHLAYLEKIINLQKEDEE; translated from the coding sequence ATGAAAGAACTGATCACCCATCTAAGGAAAGCTTTCGACCACCGGGTACGCCTGGGGGTCATGTCTATGCTGATGGTCACGGATTGGGTAGATTTCACTCATTTGCGGGATCACTTGGAAATCAGTGATGGCAATTTAGCCAGCCATCTCAAGGCCTTGGACAAAGAAGGCTACGTTGAACTACGCAAGCAATTTATTGGCCGAAGACCAAATACCAGCTACCGGGTAACGGAAAAAGGTCGGGTTGCTTTTTTAGACCACCTGGCGTATTTAGAAAAAATCATCAATTTGCAAAAAGAGGATGAGGAATAA
- a CDS encoding DUF4153 domain-containing protein → MKKSFLILLLALWWHLLTWEAQLGLNTLLFSVSITAALVWIKPQAFARTEVKYLLAAWCTAGFWVFWHNSILSIMVYSLFGFVTLGYLQEIKVRFWVFGIVESIRALFGGWWISIRHQGEELGDKYAFLPSWRKVRLLILPVLIVLPFYLIYSKANTALEAFNTTLLNWADRLFQLELDWSRVVVFLLGWALVAAFLGRRNGIAPLHQWVANWTYPLHRKRQRLWPAKTMALKQEYQSALLTFTALNVLLGIINLLDIVFVWFSRQERTASELSAYVHEGTWLLIFSIVLAMMVVLGFFRANLNFITNNQRLRLLAYVWLGQNAFLALSVGVRNGHYIHHYALAHGRVVVVFFLALVLFGLFTMYLKVKGPKTIYFLLQTNATAVMVALLLASSFNWDRFITNYNLKRENPDLYLLVQGLGNNLTPLLQAAEGNTMLADQLQAYDLSKRGDRLARKWEKTDWRSWNWSEYRQYQAWQKYLKTIK, encoded by the coding sequence ATGAAAAAATCTTTCCTGATACTTTTACTTGCACTCTGGTGGCACCTGCTCACCTGGGAAGCCCAGTTGGGGTTGAATACGCTATTGTTCAGCGTATCCATTACCGCAGCTCTCGTCTGGATAAAGCCGCAAGCTTTTGCACGCACAGAAGTAAAATACCTCTTAGCGGCGTGGTGCACTGCTGGCTTTTGGGTCTTTTGGCACAATTCTATACTCAGTATAATGGTCTACTCCTTATTTGGTTTTGTGACACTGGGCTATCTGCAGGAAATAAAAGTACGCTTTTGGGTATTTGGCATTGTTGAAAGTATTCGAGCCTTATTTGGTGGTTGGTGGATAAGTATTCGCCACCAGGGGGAAGAACTAGGGGATAAATACGCTTTTTTGCCTTCCTGGCGAAAGGTGCGTCTCTTGATCCTACCGGTCTTGATTGTGCTTCCTTTTTACCTTATTTACAGCAAAGCCAATACCGCTTTGGAGGCTTTTAATACGACCCTCCTCAACTGGGCAGACCGCCTGTTTCAGCTAGAACTCGACTGGTCTCGTGTTGTGGTCTTCTTGTTGGGCTGGGCACTGGTGGCTGCTTTCCTGGGGCGTCGAAACGGCATTGCCCCACTCCACCAATGGGTAGCCAACTGGACCTATCCTTTACACCGTAAACGACAAAGACTTTGGCCTGCTAAAACCATGGCCCTGAAGCAAGAATACCAAAGTGCCTTGCTCACCTTTACCGCCCTGAATGTTCTGCTGGGTATCATCAACCTCCTGGATATTGTCTTCGTTTGGTTTTCCCGCCAAGAACGTACGGCTAGTGAGCTGAGTGCTTATGTTCACGAGGGTACCTGGCTGCTTATTTTCTCCATCGTTTTAGCCATGATGGTGGTATTGGGCTTCTTCCGGGCCAACCTCAATTTCATTACCAACAATCAGCGCTTGCGCCTGCTGGCCTACGTGTGGCTGGGGCAGAATGCCTTCCTGGCGCTTTCAGTAGGCGTTCGGAATGGGCATTACATCCATCACTATGCCCTGGCACATGGCCGGGTTGTGGTGGTCTTCTTCCTGGCATTGGTTTTATTTGGTTTGTTTACGATGTACCTGAAAGTCAAAGGTCCGAAAACCATTTATTTCCTTCTACAAACCAACGCTACTGCGGTGATGGTCGCCCTACTCCTTGCATCCAGCTTCAATTGGGATCGTTTCATCACCAATTACAACTTAAAAAGGGAAAACCCCGATCTGTACCTGCTGGTGCAGGGTTTGGGCAACAACCTAACGCCATTGCTCCAAGCTGCCGAGGGAAATACCATGCTGGCAGATCAATTGCAAGCTTATGACCTCAGCAAACGGGGAGACCGCTTGGCGAGAAAGTGGGAAAAAACCGATTGGCGCAGTTGGAACTGGAGCGAATACCGGCAGTACCAAGCCTGGCAAAAATATCTAAAAACGATCAAATAA
- a CDS encoding DUF1361 domain-containing protein encodes MKSFLHSFFQKERALLFLSLLASGLVFFRIFCLQETSIDGYSGLLSWPRLRFLFLGWNLLLAWIPLGLVYLLPKLPKKRWLQGGILTLWLLFFPNAPYLMTDLIHLSERPGIPLWFDALLLFTFAYLGLILGVRALEGLRGYLRQQYSGSWAHGFTFVTLLLSGLGIYLGRVLRWNSWDALLRPRGPILDALALVHSPFQNGEAWLMIFLFTLVFSTIFWSQSGQIRNAP; translated from the coding sequence ATGAAATCATTCCTGCATTCCTTTTTTCAAAAAGAACGCGCGCTCTTGTTTTTAAGCTTGTTGGCTTCGGGCCTGGTCTTTTTCAGGATATTCTGCTTACAGGAAACGTCGATTGATGGTTATTCAGGTCTACTATCCTGGCCACGGCTCCGATTTCTTTTCCTTGGCTGGAACCTGCTGCTGGCCTGGATTCCGCTGGGACTAGTATACCTTCTGCCGAAGCTCCCCAAAAAACGATGGCTACAGGGTGGCATACTAACCCTTTGGTTATTGTTCTTCCCCAACGCTCCTTATTTGATGACCGATTTGATTCACCTAAGCGAACGGCCTGGTATCCCTTTGTGGTTTGACGCTTTGTTGCTGTTTACTTTTGCCTACTTGGGACTGATTTTAGGGGTGCGCGCACTGGAGGGTTTGCGTGGCTACTTACGCCAGCAATATTCCGGGAGTTGGGCCCATGGATTCACCTTTGTAACCCTGCTGCTTAGTGGGCTGGGCATCTACCTGGGCCGCGTGCTACGCTGGAACAGTTGGGATGCCTTACTTCGCCCAAGAGGGCCTATTCTGGATGCCTTGGCCCTGGTACACTCACCTTTCCAAAATGGGGAAGCGTGGTTGATGATTTTCCTTTTCACCCTCGTTTTTAGTACCATTTTCTGGAGTCAAAGTGGGCAGATTCGCAATGCGCCATGA
- a CDS encoding acyl-CoA dehydrogenase family protein — MAEVATSEKTLRGGEFLVRDTRPEEIFIPEEFNEEQRMIRDMVRDFIETQIFPNTEKIEKQEDNIAAKLLDAVAELGLLGTHMPEEYGGMELDTNTNTLICDAMGPSGAFTVSYAAHTGIGMLPILYFGTDQQKEAFLPRLITGELKAAYCLTEPGSGSDALAAKTRADLTPDGQHYVLNGQKMWISNAGFADLFIVFAQIDGDKFTGFIVPRKSEGLSLGAEEAKLGIKGSSTRQVFFEDVKVPVGNVLGEIGKGHLIAFNALNTGRFKLNALSNGGAKECITISVRYANERHQFKQPIANFGAIKYKLAEQTIRVFASESALYRTSQLMQDWNENLKKQGVGFGQAKLQAAEEYAIECALLKVIGSEALDYIVDENLQIHGGMGYSEEGTAARAYRDSRINRIYEGTNEINRLLSVDMFFRRGIAGAFDMVGPAWAVQKELASMPSLEQPEGPYGQEIKAVAEFKKILLMVAGAAGKMQMEGQLNLKTEQEIVMNLANILIDVFQTESTLLRVQKLADMDDKPQAQEVYDAILKVLIHDATARINKEASDAVASFAEGDLLRTFLMGIKRFTKYPPVNVKQERRRIADTLIAANQYAF; from the coding sequence ATGGCTGAAGTAGCAACCTCCGAAAAAACACTACGTGGTGGAGAGTTCCTGGTAAGGGATACCCGCCCGGAAGAAATTTTCATCCCCGAAGAATTCAACGAAGAACAGCGGATGATCCGCGACATGGTGCGCGATTTTATCGAAACGCAAATCTTTCCCAATACGGAAAAGATCGAAAAACAGGAAGACAATATTGCTGCCAAGTTATTGGATGCTGTAGCAGAATTGGGACTCCTGGGGACGCACATGCCCGAAGAATATGGAGGGATGGAGTTGGATACCAATACCAACACCCTTATTTGCGATGCGATGGGCCCCTCTGGCGCATTTACCGTTTCTTACGCCGCGCACACGGGAATTGGAATGTTACCAATCCTGTATTTCGGTACAGATCAACAAAAAGAAGCTTTTTTACCTCGCTTGATTACGGGTGAGCTGAAAGCAGCTTACTGTTTGACCGAGCCAGGCTCTGGTTCTGACGCGCTGGCCGCCAAGACCCGGGCAGACCTTACCCCAGATGGTCAACACTACGTTTTGAATGGGCAGAAGATGTGGATTTCAAACGCAGGATTTGCGGATCTCTTCATCGTATTTGCGCAGATCGATGGTGATAAATTTACGGGCTTCATTGTTCCTCGGAAAAGTGAAGGACTCTCTTTAGGCGCCGAAGAAGCCAAGCTGGGGATCAAAGGTTCCTCTACCCGACAGGTGTTTTTCGAAGATGTGAAGGTACCTGTTGGCAATGTGTTGGGAGAGATTGGTAAAGGTCACCTCATTGCATTTAATGCCCTGAATACCGGGCGCTTCAAGTTGAATGCCTTGAGCAACGGTGGAGCTAAAGAATGTATCACGATCTCTGTTCGCTACGCCAATGAGCGCCACCAGTTCAAGCAGCCGATTGCCAACTTTGGTGCGATAAAATACAAATTGGCAGAGCAGACCATTCGGGTGTTTGCCAGTGAAAGCGCGCTTTACCGTACTAGTCAGTTGATGCAAGACTGGAACGAAAACCTCAAAAAACAAGGCGTAGGTTTTGGGCAAGCCAAATTGCAGGCTGCTGAAGAGTATGCCATCGAGTGTGCTTTACTCAAAGTGATTGGCTCGGAGGCTTTGGATTATATCGTGGATGAAAATCTGCAGATTCACGGTGGTATGGGTTATTCTGAAGAAGGAACTGCGGCCCGTGCTTACCGCGATAGCCGTATCAACCGCATTTACGAGGGAACCAACGAGATCAACCGCCTCCTTTCGGTGGATATGTTTTTCCGTCGGGGAATCGCTGGTGCTTTTGATATGGTAGGCCCTGCCTGGGCGGTGCAGAAGGAACTGGCAAGTATGCCTTCCTTGGAACAACCAGAAGGTCCTTACGGCCAAGAAATAAAAGCCGTAGCTGAGTTTAAAAAAATCCTCCTGATGGTAGCCGGTGCCGCAGGAAAAATGCAAATGGAAGGCCAACTGAACCTTAAGACGGAGCAGGAAATTGTAATGAACCTGGCCAATATTCTGATTGATGTTTTTCAGACAGAAAGTACCTTGCTGCGTGTTCAAAAGTTGGCAGACATGGACGATAAGCCCCAGGCGCAGGAAGTATATGACGCGATCTTAAAGGTGTTGATCCACGATGCCACCGCTCGCATCAACAAGGAAGCCTCCGACGCGGTAGCTTCTTTCGCAGAAGGCGATCTACTCCGTACCTTCTTGATGGGGATCAAGCGGTTTACAAAGTACCCGCCCGTAAACGTTAAGCAAGAGCGTCGTCGGATTGCCGACACCTTGATTGCTGCCAATCAATACGCTTTTTAA
- a CDS encoding formylglycine-generating enzyme family protein, which translates to MKTLCSYVPLFFFTAFALSFLSLSPVFETAKLSDVAVDAGELLVTEMITVPGGTFRMGDNFGDGGLNEKPAHMVTISTFEIGKYELTFAEYDRFCSSTSRPLPRDERWGRDQMPVINVSWYDAVAYCNWRSEQEGYTKVYRVEIEKAFDGSDEKVFYADWQANGYRLPTEAEWEYAASWSNSSEKTTRRTIRASERYAGTSSEHLLDDYANFCDANCSFRWKTTPRDDGYAHTAPVGQFLPNELGVYDMSGNVWEWCWDYFDEDYYKDSPKEDPRGSNIGGYRIVRGGSWRNLQPEVRCAYRQEKSPGRGNFNTGFRLARTVN; encoded by the coding sequence ATGAAAACCCTATGTAGTTATGTCCCCCTCTTCTTTTTTACCGCTTTTGCGCTAAGCTTCCTTTCTTTGAGCCCTGTTTTTGAAACCGCTAAGCTGTCCGATGTAGCGGTCGATGCGGGGGAATTGTTGGTGACGGAGATGATTACCGTACCCGGTGGTACCTTTCGCATGGGCGACAATTTTGGTGATGGTGGCCTCAATGAAAAGCCAGCGCACATGGTGACCATAAGTACATTTGAAATCGGTAAATATGAACTCACCTTTGCGGAATACGATCGCTTTTGTTCGTCCACAAGTCGTCCACTACCCCGAGACGAACGTTGGGGGCGCGATCAAATGCCAGTGATCAATGTGAGTTGGTATGATGCCGTGGCCTACTGCAATTGGCGGAGTGAGCAAGAAGGTTACACCAAAGTGTACCGGGTAGAAATTGAAAAAGCCTTTGATGGTTCGGATGAGAAGGTCTTTTATGCCGATTGGCAAGCAAATGGTTATCGCCTCCCTACCGAGGCAGAATGGGAATATGCAGCCAGCTGGAGCAATAGCTCGGAAAAAACAACCCGACGCACTATTCGTGCCAGCGAGCGCTACGCAGGCACCTCTTCCGAGCACCTACTTGATGATTACGCCAACTTTTGTGATGCCAATTGTAGTTTTCGGTGGAAAACCACGCCGCGTGATGATGGCTACGCTCACACTGCACCAGTGGGGCAGTTCTTGCCCAATGAGCTGGGCGTTTATGATATGAGCGGCAATGTATGGGAATGGTGTTGGGATTATTTTGATGAAGATTATTATAAAGATTCGCCCAAGGAAGACCCCCGCGGATCTAACATTGGTGGGTACCGAATCGTGAGAGGAGGCTCCTGGCGCAACCTTCAGCCAGAAGTACGCTGTGCCTATCGGCAGGAAAAGTCTCCCGGACGGGGCAATTTTAATACCGGCTTTAGATTGGCGCGTACGGTTAATTAG
- a CDS encoding cytochrome P450 produces the protein MASIPVIPRAVSLPTTLSFAHDPIAGLQAYSERYGNTFYLYIGGVSKSLITIDPEVAQHVLQKQHRRYEKSPIQTDVLSKYVGRGLLTNTGSSWLRQRRLIQPGFHRDRLAALTKIMQGVIDQELDLLSQRSNDQAVDVYEEMLRITFRIVGRAIFSEDVVEEELDQLGDKITQIQEYVIKEVRLPFLRWWYILSGMRDRNLGLSRDILDMQRKFIRRREESGATRDDLLQMLLDARYEDTGLPMEEQQLVEETGILFVAGHETSANALAWTLYLLAKHPEIQEQVRQELKETAPDRSPAFTDLRSLPILTNVIQEAMRLYPPAWITDRVALEDDEIGGAKIPKGTVIIPFIYGIHHSTQFWDDPEVFRPARFQNNPSPYTYFPFGGGPRLCIGNNFAMMEMQLVIAAWLRRFSFQLIPDQGVKAKALITLRPANGIKMYLQENK, from the coding sequence ATGGCCAGCATACCCGTTATCCCTCGCGCTGTTTCTCTGCCCACGACGCTCAGTTTTGCTCATGACCCCATTGCCGGTTTACAAGCCTATAGCGAACGCTACGGAAACACCTTTTATCTCTACATTGGTGGTGTTTCCAAGTCCTTGATCACCATTGATCCTGAAGTGGCGCAACATGTGCTTCAAAAACAGCATCGTCGTTACGAAAAATCACCGATCCAGACCGATGTACTTTCCAAATATGTAGGGCGGGGTTTACTCACCAATACCGGTAGCTCCTGGCTCCGGCAACGTCGCCTGATTCAACCTGGCTTCCATCGTGATCGGCTGGCAGCATTAACCAAGATCATGCAGGGGGTGATTGACCAAGAGCTGGATCTACTTAGCCAACGTAGCAATGACCAAGCGGTGGATGTATACGAAGAAATGCTACGGATTACCTTCCGGATTGTGGGGAGAGCTATCTTTAGCGAAGATGTGGTGGAGGAAGAATTGGATCAATTAGGAGACAAGATTACCCAAATTCAGGAATACGTGATCAAAGAAGTACGCCTCCCCTTCCTGCGTTGGTGGTATATCCTGTCGGGTATGCGAGACCGCAACCTCGGCCTTTCCCGCGACATTCTCGATATGCAGCGGAAGTTTATCCGCCGTCGGGAAGAAAGTGGCGCCACCCGTGATGATCTTTTGCAAATGCTCCTCGACGCTCGCTACGAAGATACCGGCCTACCCATGGAGGAACAACAACTCGTGGAAGAAACGGGTATTCTCTTTGTAGCTGGCCACGAAACTTCGGCCAATGCACTGGCCTGGACGCTTTATCTGCTGGCTAAGCATCCCGAAATACAAGAGCAAGTACGACAAGAACTGAAAGAAACAGCACCCGATCGATCGCCAGCCTTCACCGACCTTAGGTCTTTGCCGATCTTAACGAACGTTATCCAGGAGGCGATGCGACTGTATCCTCCCGCCTGGATCACCGATCGGGTAGCCCTTGAGGACGACGAAATCGGTGGTGCCAAAATCCCCAAAGGCACGGTCATCATTCCTTTCATTTACGGTATTCATCACTCCACCCAGTTTTGGGACGACCCTGAAGTTTTTCGCCCTGCGCGCTTTCAAAACAACCCTTCACCTTATACTTATTTCCCCTTTGGTGGAGGTCCTCGCCTCTGTATTGGCAATAATTTTGCGATGATGGAAATGCAGTTGGTGATTGCTGCCTGGCTAAGGCGGTTTTCTTTCCAATTAATTCCTGATCAAGGGGTTAAGGCTAAAGCCTTGATTACTTTGCGCCCAGCGAATGGAATTAAGATGTATCTACAAGAGAATAAATAA